A window of the Desulfovibrio oxyclinae DSM 11498 genome harbors these coding sequences:
- the fliP gene encoding flagellar type III secretion system pore protein FliP (The bacterial flagellar biogenesis protein FliP forms a type III secretion system (T3SS)-type pore required for flagellar assembly.): MQLAAGQAEPSEVSALLEILFLLTVLSMAPAILLTMTSFTRIIIVFHFLRQAMGTQQMPPNQVLASLAIFMTFVIMYPVGKDMNNQALQPYLAEEITFDQALERAQQPPRQFMFKHTREKDLSVFYSITGAERPQNKEEVSTILLVAAYTISXLKTGFTIGFLIYIPFLILDMVVASVLLSMGMMMLPPVMVSLPFKILLFILVDGWNLVVGSLVNTFQ; encoded by the coding sequence ATGCAGCTCGCGGCCGGACAGGCCGAGCCGAGCGAAGTCTCCGCGCTGCTTGAGATACTGTTTCTGCTCACCGTGCTCAGCATGGCCCCGGCCATTTTGCTGACCATGACCTCGTTCACGCGCATCATTATCGTCTTTCACTTCCTGCGTCAGGCCATGGGCACGCAGCAGATGCCGCCCAACCAGGTGCTGGCGAGCCTTGCCATCTTCATGACCTTCGTGATCATGTATCCGGTGGGCAAGGACATGAACAATCAGGCCCTGCAACCGTATCTGGCCGAGGAGATCACCTTCGACCAGGCGCTTGAGCGGGCGCAGCAGCCGCCGCGTCAGTTCATGTTCAAGCACACGCGGGAAAAGGATCTTTCGGTTTTCTACTCCATCACCGGAGCGGAGCGGCCGCAGAACAAGGAAGAAGTCTCCACCATTCTGCTGGTGGCGGCCTATACCATCAGCNAACTCAAGACCGGCTTCACCATCGGCTTTCTCATTTACATTCCGTTCCTGATTCTGGACATGGTGGTGGCGAGTGTGCTGCTTTCCATGGGCATGATGATGCTGCCGCCGGTCATGGTGTCCCTGCCGTTCAAAATCCTGCTGTTCATTCTGGTGGACGGCTGGAATCTCGTGGTGGGCTCGCTGGTCAACACCTTCCAGTGA